Sequence from the Aromatoleum petrolei genome:
CGATCAGCTTCGGCACGATGATCAACATGGCGCGTGCGGAGCTCGCGCGCGAACCCATGGTGTGGTGGTCGCTGATGGCCGCCTTCGCCTTCATGTTCGTGCTCGTGCTGTCGGCGAACCTGTTCGCCGACGTCGTGCGCGATGCCTTCGACCCCCGCCGATCCTGAGCGCGGGGGACGGCGCCCGCGAACCAAAGCGCCGTGACGGCCGTCTTAGATGGGCAGCCCCAACCCCAATCATCACCACACAATGAAAAAACTAGATTTCGACAATCGCTTCGTGCGCGAACTGCCGGGCGATCCCGAAGAGTCGCTGCATGTCCGTCAGGTGCATGGCGCCTGCTATTCGCGCGTGATGCCGACGCCGGTCGGCGCGCCGCGCCTGGTTGCGTGGTCGCCCGAGGTCGCGCGGCTGGTCGGATTGGACGAGACGGACATCCGCTCGCCCGAGTTTGCCCAAGTCTTCGCCGGAAACGCACTGGTGCCCGGAATGGAGCCTTACGCCGCATGCTATGGCGGCCACCAGTTCGGCAACTGGGCGGGACAGCTGGGTGACGGGCGTGCGATCACGCTCGGAGAAACCGTCAATGCGGACGGGGAGCGATGGGAGCTCCAGCTCAAGGGGGCCGGGCCGACGCCATACTCGCGCCGCGCTGACGGACGTGCAGTGTTGCGTTCGTCGATTCGCGAGTTCCTGTGCAGCGAGGCGATGCACCACCTTGGAATCCCCACCACGCGTGCCCTGAGCATCGTTGCCACGGGCGAGGCCGTGATCCGTGACATGTTCTACGACGGACGTCCGCAGGCGGAGCCGGGAGCGGTCGTCTGCCGCGTTGCCCCCTCGTTCATCCGCTTCGGGAATTTCGAGATCTTTACCGCACGCGGCGATCAGGACGTGCTGCAAAAATTGATCGACTTCACGATTGCGCGCGACTTTCCCGAGATCACGGGCGACACGGCGACGCGGCGGGTGGAATGGTTCCACGCGGTGTGCGATCGCACTGCGCGGCTCGTCGCCCACTGGATGCGCGTGGGGTTCGTGCATGGCGTGATGAACACCGACAACATGTCGATCCTCGGGCTGACGATCGACTACGGTCCCTACGGGTGGATCGACAATTTCGACCCTGCATGGACACCGAACACGACCGATGCGCAGGGGCGCCGATACCGCTTCGGCAACCAGCCCCACGTCGCGCAATGGAACCTGCTCCAGCTGGCAAATGCGCTGTATCCTGCCTTCGGTGCTGTCGAGCCGCTGCAGGACGCCCTGTCACGCTACGCGACCGTGTACGAAACGGAAAGCCGTCGCATGTTGGCCGCGAAGCTGGGCTTCGAGGCGCTGCGTGACGAGGACGACGAGCTCGTCGAAACCCTGCACGAGCTTATGACCGCTGCAGAAGTCGACATGACGATACTGTTCCGCGAGCTCGCCCGCATCGACCCCGAGGCACCGACGATCCAACCGCTGGAGGAAGCCTTCTATTCGCATGACAAGCGCTGCGAACACGAGGCCGCGTTCGCAGCGTGGCTTGAGCGCTACGCCGCGCGGCTACGCGCCGACGGATTG
This genomic interval carries:
- a CDS encoding protein adenylyltransferase SelO; amino-acid sequence: MKKLDFDNRFVRELPGDPEESLHVRQVHGACYSRVMPTPVGAPRLVAWSPEVARLVGLDETDIRSPEFAQVFAGNALVPGMEPYAACYGGHQFGNWAGQLGDGRAITLGETVNADGERWELQLKGAGPTPYSRRADGRAVLRSSIREFLCSEAMHHLGIPTTRALSIVATGEAVIRDMFYDGRPQAEPGAVVCRVAPSFIRFGNFEIFTARGDQDVLQKLIDFTIARDFPEITGDTATRRVEWFHAVCDRTARLVAHWMRVGFVHGVMNTDNMSILGLTIDYGPYGWIDNFDPAWTPNTTDAQGRRYRFGNQPHVAQWNLLQLANALYPAFGAVEPLQDALSRYATVYETESRRMLAAKLGFEALRDEDDELVETLHELMTAAEVDMTILFRELARIDPEAPTIQPLEEAFYSHDKRCEHEAAFAAWLERYAARLRADGLPVELRQARMNAVNPRFVLRNYLAQEAIDAAEQGDDSLVSELLDVMRRPYDEQPGRERFAARRPDWARNRAGCSMLSCSS